The following coding sequences are from one Haliotis asinina isolate JCU_RB_2024 chromosome 3, JCU_Hal_asi_v2, whole genome shotgun sequence window:
- the LOC137278025 gene encoding uncharacterized protein, whose protein sequence is MGSIADPHYQQNLVTSLHRLYETKCLCDITLKTTDGYELKAHRLILAAQSEYFHNMQMSRNSDGSVDTVELDVDFDVLKNILDYLYTGKVLVNDSNRAQLLDMGTKLKFEYLVQFIFNQTSGMTETYTGKSISEGTELSSLNVPGVRYKSSGDQSDQDQSSGDLTGYDWSGGSSRSESLKQGLPTDETESVFLPECLPHTARVEFDISRVKDEVEEEDALSSNLHVTFNTEGFDEASGPASNDQFMSNKSQQRVTDLADGQAVRIGHIVPNISGSNVSQDTLDSAVSAYVTDGSPSRYNPVEESFSKCLMVSNKQEVNKIRRRKTEPELDYSKNRPAKQRGGCQSAARDQTSNSAASLICDIKDSNKKSTKSTSRVKTNKSLKKGEVMLRTRSKSAGADSMSKRNGVTILSVDSVGCDVTSKVSVDDDFGKKTNEAPPFPSHTDYSDPSSTFLSPSPRKKRKSGKTAVKTLKKGRAGNFLIHWNKSSICSLCGFEGQISDVVTHRKLEHPEEAHVCPLCFNKSVDHRAMIQHLKRQHLWRESGKYSCEKCGRDCHNRVGLLSHDQIVHGVHHREVLVCEAEGCHFYCAAQSPATMGEHRKGHGNTFSYACDHCDKKYKTRKALKNHMYHHINRKRYQCEICGYFTATPSDLKLHTTTNHSDGPLYKCHVCGNNYRSQYSMDDHLWKVHGLKDDKRKCLQCDECDFITLWQGTLTAHKKIHVTEKNFACEICGKIFRTPNNLSSHRNSTHKESDLHCNFCQHTTKTLDHMRKHLMIAHYYKGVKPYSCVYCSYKSMTGGNVRKHVMVQHPAEDVKYVPDRELLAEMKAKWLSLDKSQWTDVLKNK, encoded by the exons ATGGGGAGTATAGCTGATCCCCATTATCAACAAAATCTGGTGACAAGCCTGCATCGTCTGTATGAGACAAAGTGCCTGTGTGACATTACTCTGAAGACTACTGATGGATATGAGCTGAAAGCTCATAGGTTAATCCTTGCTGCCCAATCAGAGTATTTCCACAACATGCAAATGTCAAGGAATTCAGATGGTTCAGTGGACACTGTGGAATTAG ATGTTGACTTTGACGTGCTGAAGAATATCCTTGACTACTTATACACTGGAAAGGTTCTGGTCAATGACTCAAACAGGGCTCAACTGTTGGATATGggaacaaaactgaaatttgaATACCTTGTTCAATTTATTTTTAATCAAACATCTGGGATGACTGAAACTTACACGGGTAAATCTATTTCTGAAGGCACAGAGCTGAGTTCTTTGAATGTTCCTGGTGTCCGTTACAAATCCAGTGGAGACCAGTCGGATCAAGACCAGTCCAGTGGAGACCTGACAGGTTATGACTGGTCGGGGGGTTCATCTAGATCAGAGTCACTGAAACAGGGTCTGCCAACAGATGAGACTGAGTCTGTGTTCCTCCCTGAGTGTCTTCCCCACACAGCCAGGGTAGAGTTTGACATCAGTCGGGTCAAAGACGAGGTGGAGGAAGAAGATGCCCTGAGCTCAAATCTACACGTTACATTTAACACAGAAGGATTTGATGAAGCTTCAGGTCCGGCATCAAATGATCAATTTATGTCAAACAAAAGTCAGCAGAGAGTCACAGATTTGGCTGATGGTCAAGCTGTCCGTATTGGCCATATTGTGCCAAATATTTCAGGAAGCAACGTCTCACAGGACACTCTGGACTCAGCAGTCTCAGCTTATGTAACTGATGGGAGTCCATCCAGATATAATCCTGTTGAGGAGTCCTTTTCTAAATGTTTGATGGTCAGTAACAAACAGGAAGTAAACAAGATAAGAAGAAGGAAAACAGAACCTGAATTAGATTATAGTAAGAACAGGCCAGCGAAACAGAGAGGTGGGTGTCAGAGCGCTGCTCGGGACCAGACTAGTAATTCGGCAGCTTCTCTCATTTGTGATATCAAAGACAGCAATAAAAAATCAACTAAATCAACATCAAGAGTTAAGACAAATAAGTCGTTAAAAAAAGGTGAAGTGATGCTGAGAACTAGATCGAAGTCTGCAGGAGCTGATTCTATGTCTAAGAGGAATGGGGTCACCATCTTGAGTGTTGATTCTGTTGGGTGTGATGTGACATCAAAAGTCAGTGTGGATGATGACTTTGGTAAGAAAACAAATGAAGCCCCACCTTTTCCCTCTCATACAGACTATAGTGACCCATCAAGCACGTTCCTATCCCCTAGTCCCAGAAAGAAGAGGAAATCGGGGAAGACAGCTGTCAAG actCTGAAAAAAGGAAGAGCTGGCAACTTCTTG ATTCATTGGAATAAGAGCAGTATTTGCAGCCTGTGCGGGTTTGAAGGTCAGATAAGTGATGTGGTGACCCACAGGAAGTTGGAGCACCCTGAGGAGGCCCATGTGTGTCCGCTGTGCTTCAACAAGTCAGTGGACCACAGGGCTATGATCCAACACCTAAAGCGGCAGCATCTATGGCGGGAGTCAGGGAAGTACAGTTGCGAGAAGTGTGGCCGAGACTGCCATAATCGTGTGGGCCTTCTCAGCCATGACCAGATTGTACATGGAGTACACCATAGAGAG gtgttggtgtgtgaaGCAGAGGGTTGTCACTTCTACTGCGCTGCCCAGTCCCCTGCCACTATGGGGGAGCACAGGAAGGGCCATGGCAACACTTTCAGCTATGCATGCGACCACTGTGACAAAAAATACAAGACCAGGAA agcactcAAGAATCACATGTACCACCATATCAATAGAAAGCGCTACCAGTGTGAGATATGTGGCTACTTCACAGCCACCCCCTCGGACCTGAAATTGCACACAACTACCAACCACTCCGACGGCCCGCTATACAAGTGCCACGTGTGTGGGAATAACTACAGATCTCAGTACTCCATGGATG ATCACCTATGGAAGGTCCATGGGCTGAAAGATGACAAAAGGAAATGTTTGCAATGTGACGAATGTGACTTCATCACCCTTTGGCAAGGAACACTCACTGCACACAAAAAAATACATGTCACAGAAAAAAATTTTGCTTGTGAAATATGTGGTAAAATATTCCGAACACCAAATAATTTGAGCAGCCATCGAAACTCAACACACAAAGAGTCAGATCTGCATTGTAACTTTTGCCAACATACAACAAAGACGCTGGACCATATGAGAAAACATCTGATGATCGCTCACTACTATAAGGGCGTGAAACCCTATTCGTGTGTGTATTGCTCGTACAAGAGTATGACAGGCGGCAATGTTCGTAAACACGTGATGGTACAGCACCCAGCAGAAGATGTGAAGTATGTGCCTGATCGGGAGCTCCTTGCTGAAATGAAAGCTAAATGGCTGTCCCTGGATAAATCTCAATGGACAGACGTTTTGAAAAATAAGTGA
- the LOC137278024 gene encoding uncharacterized protein — MQRLKDKGHQAKLACRFEDLYRNRVLTDVILFTSDGMELKAHWLILAAYSEIFKQLAISRKTMKNDCVGTVVRLEFTSDIVAILLNYCYKGELIITVATKQQVQKAAQLLLMNDILKLLESNELDEQATDYLRKDKTEVTFAVSEARPTGEITPGCHQELSIHEGNMVPRDDFEGRRGIKPTGIWPDSLKSTTSLLKQFSEIVTLQSEAGKLKPQSVAPASPSVPTNDNSKYISLDLSNLEKSKLRKEIMRSENPLLKKQPTIPVRRVTYNKVICPRERMSKDTWNPSLSIRIAKKVAEKVFNTRILMHCCVTLDSLDTNDKLFLCRKCNKKFSRFSLWRLHYTSTHLPELFKGTTLEELRTNIRHRKLKMFGKRKRERYFDWEVLNPLREENEDSVSTEGFPAREYDVDNNIQVTFQPSGVVSTVSVGQIQPAAQSLPGVTMATVAQAASGVTAASEVTAAVLPGQPTALPDHTITSYMGPPQYSTIPLPQTQYTTTPLIPVAGQPPYPEQMQQTTLQQTPLQQTPLQTTLQQSSLGQTTILGGNNLQIEVPVQTPVLSQASALAGTSALPQVQAIPDPSLAPAPIPGPSDGNNASIPSGPSVALSPSIGQNQTLSSQPAAKPTDQASSQWLPSHESWMSFLQSDSFTASVLGPPPPQPQNTQYITMVKCSVKGCSFAGYSTRAVNKHMHDTHLNMECSYCMFACSNKEELERHIAERHERKKARQYSCSSCGKKFSKAIHHRTHEQSHHGIDHNMKEYKCEVEGCEFRTLAKHNYFKHKMTHQEKMYSCQYCGIKIRTMDYLQRHINKQHLNIRPFQCEHCGSAFGDMHALKSHISAVHVKKKEFKCEHCSYAANIRYKVATHMYQVHGIRASFDKRKEIKCPHCNYTALVKSWMTKHMDRHATTKNYTCELCGKTFGSPRNLNSHTRWAHKTAKHQCPHCEYITKTPTRLKNHIKTQHMFRGYKPYTCPYCPFKCATGGNCRKHVMQKHPGQTVTYNRNEELIAYMKAAGRATEEDESFTQVVS; from the exons ATGCAGAGACTGAAGGACAAGGGCCATCAGGCCAAGCTGGCCTGCAGGTTCGAGGACCTGTACCGTAATCGGGTGCTCACCGATGTGATCCTGTTTACAAGTGATGGCATGGAGCTCAAAGCTCACTGGCTCATCCTGGCAGCCTACtctgaaatattcaaacaacTTGCAATCAGTCGAAAAACCATGAAGAACGACTGTGTCGGTACTGTTGTGAGACTAG agtTCACATCAGACATTGTGGCCATACTGTTGAATTACTGCTACAAAGGTGAGCTGATCATCACCGTGGCAACCAAACAACAGGTCCAGAAGGCAGCACAGCTCCTCTTGATGAATGACATCCTCAAACTGCTAGAGTCCAATGAGCTGGATGAACAGGCAACAGATTACCTGAGGAAAGATAAGACAGAAGTCACCTTTGCCGTTTCAGAAGCAAGGCcaacaggggagataactccaggttgccatcaggaactctccatTCATGAAGGAAATATGGTTCCAAGAGATGATTTTGAAGGAAGGAGGGGAATTAAGCCAACTGGAATATGGCCAGATTCTCTAAAATCAACAACATCTTTATTGAAACAATTTTCTGAGATAGTTACTCTTCAGTCTGaggctggaaagttaaaaccTCAGTCTGTTGCCCCAGCATCCCCAAGTGTACCTACAAACGataattccaaatatatatcacttgatttgtccaatttggaaaagtcaaagttgagaAAAGAAATTATGAGAAGTGAGAATCCATTGCTGAAGAAACAACCAACCATCCCTGTCCGACGAGTGACATACAATAAGGTGATTTGCCCACGAGAACGAATGTCCAAAGACACTTGGAATCCATCATTGTCCATAAGAATAGCAAAGAAGGTTGCAGAGAAAGTGTTTAATACCAGAATCCTGATGCACTGTTGCGTGACTTTAGACTCCTTGGACACTAATGACAAGCTGTTCCTGTGTCGCAAATGTAACAAGAAGTTCTCTCGATTCAGTTTATGGAGACTTCATTATACCAGCACCCATCTACCTGAACTCTTCAAGGGAACCACCTTGGAGGAACTACGAACAAACATCAGGCATCGGAAACTCAAAATGTTTGGCAAGAGAAAGCGGGAAAGGTACTTTGATTGGGAGGTTTTGAATCCTTTAAGAGAGGAAAATGAAGACTCTGTGTCTACTGAAGGTTTTCCTGCCAGAGAGTATGATGTTGACAATAACATCCAGGTCACCTTTCAGCCTTCTGGAGTTGTTTCCACTGTATCAGTTGGGCAGATTCAGCCTGCAGCACAGTCTCTTCCAggagtaaccatggcaacagttgCACAAGCAGCTTCTGGTGTGACTGCGGCTTCTGAAGTCACAGCAGCTGTTCTTCCAGGACAGCCAACAGCACTACCTGACCACACAATAACCTCCTACATGGGCCCTCCTCAGTATAGTACAATACCACTCCCTCAGACCCAGTACACCACCACACCCCTTATCCCAGTGGCAGGACAACCACCTTATCCTGAACAAATGCAGCAGACGACATTACAGCAGACGCCATTACAACAGACACCATTACAGACAACACTGCAGCAGAGTTCTCTTGGCCAGACCACAATACTGGGTGGAAACAATTTACAGATTGAAGTTCCTGTTCAAACTCCAGTTCTTTCACAGGCATCAGCCCTGGCGGGCACATCAGCCTTGCCTCAAGTTCAGGCCATCCCTGATCCAAGTCTTGCTCCTGCTCCTATTCCTGGTCCTTCTGATGGAAACAATGCCTCAATTCCTTCTGGTCCTTCTGTTGCTTTATCTCCTTCAATTGGCCAGAACCAGACTTTGTCCTCACAACCTGCTGCTAAACCAACTGATCAGGCATCATCCCAGTGGCTGCCATCACATGAGAGTTGGATGAGCTTTTTGCAGAGTGACTCTTTCACAGCCAGTGTGCTTGGACCCCCGCCTCCACAG CCACAGAACACACAATACATCACCATGGTGAAATGTAGCGTAAAAGGCTGCAGTTTCGCCGGATACAGTACGAGGGCGGTCAACAAGCACATGCATGACACCCATCTCAACATGGAGTGCTCCTACTGTATGTTTGCCTGCAGCAACAAGGAGGAGCTGGAGAGACACATCGCGGAGCGACATGAACGGAAGAAGGCTCGGCAGTATTCCTGTTCATCGTGTGGGAAGAAGTTCTCCAAGGCTATTCACCACAGAACACATGAGCAATCTCACCATGGAATCGATCATAATATGAAG GAATACAAGTGTGAGGTTGAGGGGTGTGAGTTCCGCACGCTGGCCAAACACAACTACTTCAAGCATAAGATGACCCATCAGGAAAAGATGTACTCCTGCCAGTACTGTGGCATCAAGATCAGGACCATGGA TTACTTGCAGCGTCACATCAACAAGCAGCATCTCAACATCCGCCCCTTCCAGTGTGAACATTGTGGGTCAGCCTTCGGGGACATGCACGCCCTCAAGTCACACATCTCAGCAGTTCACGTCAAGAAGAAGGAATTCAAGTGTGAACACTGCTCCTATGCAGCCAATATCAGATACAAAGTAGCAA CCCACATGTATCAAGTTCATGGCATCCGAGCCTCATTTGACAAACGCAAAGAGATCAAATGTCCACACTGCAACTACACTGCCCTGGTAAAATCTTGGATGACCAAACACATGGACCGACATGCCACTACCAAAAACTACACATGTGAGTTGTGCGGGAAGACTTTTGGGTCGCCTCGAAACCTCAACTCCCACACGCGGTGGGCACACAAGACTGCCAAACATCAGTGCCCCCACTGTGAATACATTACCAAGACACCAACAAGGCTGAAGAACCATATCAAGACTCAACACATGTTCCGGGGCTACAAACCATATACATGCCCATACTGTCCATTTAAGTGTGCAACAGGTGGGAACTGTCGGAAACATGTGATGCAAAAGCACCCGGGACAGACCGTGACGTATAACCGCAATGAGGAACTTATCGCATACATGAAAGCTGCTGGTCGAGCAACAGAGGAGGATGAATCTTTCACCCAGGTTGTTTCATAG